The Coraliomargarita parva genome contains a region encoding:
- a CDS encoding SelT/SelW/SelH family protein: MKPSVEIEYCPGCRWLLRAGWTAQELLTTFEKELGAVTLKPSEVGGRFLVTLDGQAVWDRKAEGRFPEMKELKQRIRDRIAPDRDLGHSDTK, encoded by the coding sequence ATGAAACCCTCTGTTGAAATCGAATACTGCCCCGGTTGCCGCTGGCTCCTGCGGGCCGGATGGACGGCGCAGGAGCTCTTGACCACCTTTGAAAAGGAACTCGGAGCGGTCACCCTTAAGCCCTCCGAGGTCGGCGGACGCTTTCTGGTCACCCTGGACGGGCAGGCGGTCTGGGACCGCAAGGCCGAGGGGCGCTTTCCCGAAATGAAGGAACTCAAGCAGCGCATTCGCGATCGGATCGCACCCGACCGCGACCTGGGGCACAGCGATACTAAATAA
- the folP gene encoding dihydropteroate synthase, with the protein MPKQTYWTPRRTLPLGRRTYIVGILNLTPDSFSDGGQYASDDLAVQHFHAMVKAGATMIDVGGESTRPGYVPVTADEEMARVVPLIEAVRSQTDVLISVDTSKAEVADAALAAGADIVNDVWGAQKDPDMVDVIARNEAPCILMHNRPAEEAGTGDVMESIIRFLKKSVALVCEAGLRKDAICLDPGLGFGKTYEENWEVIRRLPELKALGYPVLLGASRKSMIAKLLDLPDPADRLSGTLATTALGIQAGVDFIRVHDVLENSQCAKVMDHCLRYDQRD; encoded by the coding sequence ATGCCGAAACAGACTTATTGGACCCCGCGACGCACGCTTCCCCTTGGTCGGCGGACCTATATCGTAGGGATCCTGAACCTGACCCCGGATTCCTTTTCGGATGGCGGACAATATGCCTCCGACGATCTGGCCGTGCAGCATTTTCATGCCATGGTTAAAGCCGGGGCGACGATGATTGATGTGGGCGGCGAATCCACCCGCCCGGGCTATGTGCCGGTCACGGCTGACGAGGAAATGGCCCGCGTGGTCCCCTTGATCGAGGCGGTGCGGTCCCAGACGGATGTGCTCATTTCAGTCGATACCTCGAAAGCGGAGGTGGCGGATGCGGCCCTCGCTGCCGGGGCGGATATCGTCAACGATGTTTGGGGCGCGCAGAAAGACCCCGACATGGTCGATGTGATTGCCCGGAACGAGGCGCCCTGCATCCTCATGCACAACCGCCCGGCCGAAGAAGCAGGCACCGGTGACGTCATGGAGTCCATTATTCGCTTCCTCAAGAAATCGGTGGCTCTGGTCTGTGAGGCGGGGCTCCGGAAGGATGCCATCTGCCTGGATCCGGGGCTGGGCTTCGGCAAGACCTACGAGGAGAACTGGGAGGTCATCCGCCGCCTGCCTGAGCTGAAAGCCCTGGGCTATCCGGTCCTGCTGGGTGCCTCCCGCAAGTCCATGATCGCAAAGCTGCTCGACCTGCCGGATCCGGCTGACCGGTTGAGCGGTACCTTGGCGACGACCGCGCTCGGCATCCAAGCGGGGGTTGATTTCATTCGGGTCCACGATGTGCTGGAGAACAGCCAATGTGCCAAAGTAATGGATCATTGCCTTCGTTATGACCAAAGAGATTAA
- the folB gene encoding dihydroneopterin aldolase gives MNSAKIELRNLAFFARHGLMKEEAKLGQRFRVDVQVKLDPALDLQSDSEAETINYVDLYETVKQTFEGTRFNFIESCADTIARKILERFEKALEVTVKVKKPSVPVDCICDYFAAEVTRCR, from the coding sequence ATGAACTCAGCCAAGATTGAACTTCGTAACCTAGCGTTCTTTGCCCGGCACGGGCTGATGAAGGAGGAGGCCAAGCTCGGCCAGCGTTTCCGTGTGGATGTTCAGGTAAAGCTCGACCCCGCCCTCGACCTGCAGTCCGACAGCGAGGCGGAAACCATTAACTACGTCGATCTCTACGAGACCGTGAAGCAGACCTTCGAAGGCACGCGGTTTAATTTCATCGAGAGCTGTGCCGATACCATCGCACGCAAGATCCTTGAACGCTTCGAAAAGGCACTTGAGGTCACGGTCAAGGTCAAGAAGCCTTCGGTGCCGGTGGATTGTATCTGTGATTACTTTGCGGCGGAGGTGACCCGATGCCGCTGA
- a CDS encoding HPr family phosphocarrier protein codes for MKTTKVVVPWEEGLHLRPAAELVKVARRSKSTLKLRLGQRRADLRNILSIIALCATMGTALYLECDGEDELSATQEVERIFSPAEKT; via the coding sequence ATGAAAACTACCAAAGTTGTCGTGCCTTGGGAAGAAGGCCTGCACCTGCGCCCCGCAGCCGAGCTGGTCAAAGTCGCCCGGCGCTCAAAATCGACCCTCAAACTCCGCCTTGGCCAAAGGCGTGCCGATCTACGTAATATACTTAGCATCATAGCGCTCTGCGCCACGATGGGCACCGCGCTCTACTTGGAATGCGACGGTGAAGACGAACTATCCGCGACCCAGGAAGTCGAACGTATCTTCAGTCCCGCTGAAAAAACC
- the folK gene encoding 2-amino-4-hydroxy-6-hydroxymethyldihydropteridine diphosphokinase, which yields MPLSKAYLALGSNLGDRLAQMREALRLLEARGSILISRVSRIYENRAVGMGEADPFLNAVAEVRTSLDPEALLDACLETENRLGRVRTGVWAPRTIDLDVLAYGETERDTERLQLPHPRIEQRDFVLQPIVDVDPALVIRGRTAAAWLENLNEVDLTVRDLHLWPFASVNMIAAVARNRVIGINGDLPWDLPEDWDIFLKKTLGGTLVMGRISFLGMLREPSWREDRCYVVVTSQPEAVAEYGVRTAASVEDALHIARDDGRPVWICGGEQIYREAIPLSGKFHLTSIGMDVVGDTYFPDYACDFKRTEAEVESGDDNLHYRFTVLGR from the coding sequence ATGCCGCTGAGCAAGGCCTATTTGGCCTTGGGGAGTAATCTTGGAGACCGTCTTGCACAGATGCGCGAAGCGCTCCGTTTGCTCGAGGCCCGTGGCTCGATCCTGATCAGCCGTGTCAGCCGTATCTACGAAAATCGGGCGGTCGGCATGGGAGAGGCGGATCCTTTTCTCAATGCCGTGGCGGAAGTGCGCACTTCGCTGGATCCAGAGGCGCTGTTGGATGCCTGCCTGGAGACGGAGAACCGCCTGGGACGCGTCCGCACGGGTGTGTGGGCACCGCGTACGATCGATCTGGACGTGCTGGCCTATGGCGAGACGGAGCGCGACACCGAGCGACTGCAGCTTCCGCATCCCCGGATTGAGCAGCGCGATTTCGTGCTTCAGCCGATCGTGGATGTTGATCCGGCCCTCGTCATCCGTGGGCGTACGGCTGCCGCATGGCTCGAGAATTTGAACGAGGTCGACCTGACGGTCCGGGACCTTCATCTCTGGCCCTTTGCCTCTGTCAATATGATCGCTGCGGTGGCGCGGAATCGGGTGATCGGCATCAATGGAGACCTGCCTTGGGATTTGCCGGAGGACTGGGATATTTTCCTGAAAAAGACATTGGGTGGGACCCTTGTCATGGGGCGGATTAGTTTTCTCGGCATGCTTCGTGAGCCCAGCTGGCGGGAGGACCGCTGTTATGTCGTGGTGACCAGCCAGCCGGAGGCTGTGGCCGAATACGGGGTACGAACCGCTGCCTCGGTCGAGGACGCGCTCCACATCGCCCGTGACGACGGCCGGCCGGTCTGGATCTGCGGGGGCGAGCAAATCTACAGGGAGGCCATCCCGCTCTCCGGGAAATTTCACCTCACTTCCATCGGTATGGATGTCGTGGGTGATACCTATTTCCCCGACTATGCCTGTGATTTCAAGCGAACCGAAGCCGAGGTCGAATCGGGGGATGACAACTTGCACTACCGCTTTACAGTTTTGGGCCGATGA
- a CDS encoding uracil-DNA glycosylase family protein, whose product MTNAITQQVLVAAEKLADDVDALSFAEPTAFVYNPLRYAWSGHRSYIEQHAGSVKKVVFLGMNPGPFGMAQCGVPFGEIDLVRNWVGVDTPIGKPLHEHPKRPIDGFDCTRSEVSGRRLWGTFKERYGSAAAFFKDHYVANYCPLVFMEASGKNRTPDKMPASEVAPLYAACDEHLRAIVQAMQAEWVIGVGAFAEGRAKEALEGTGTKIGRILHPSPASPVANRGWAEQATKQMEALGLW is encoded by the coding sequence ATGACCAACGCGATTACCCAACAGGTCCTGGTTGCCGCCGAAAAACTGGCCGACGATGTCGATGCCCTGAGCTTTGCCGAGCCCACCGCTTTTGTCTATAATCCGCTCCGCTATGCCTGGTCGGGCCATCGCAGCTACATCGAGCAACATGCCGGTTCGGTCAAGAAAGTCGTCTTTCTGGGCATGAATCCCGGTCCTTTCGGCATGGCGCAGTGCGGGGTGCCCTTCGGCGAGATCGACTTGGTCCGCAATTGGGTCGGTGTGGATACTCCCATCGGCAAGCCGCTGCACGAGCACCCCAAGCGCCCGATCGACGGCTTCGACTGCACCCGAAGCGAGGTCAGCGGGCGTCGGCTCTGGGGTACATTCAAGGAGCGCTATGGCAGTGCCGCCGCCTTTTTTAAGGACCACTACGTCGCCAATTACTGCCCGCTGGTCTTCATGGAGGCCTCCGGTAAGAACCGCACCCCCGACAAAATGCCGGCTTCCGAGGTGGCGCCCCTCTATGCCGCCTGCGACGAGCACCTCCGTGCCATTGTCCAAGCCATGCAGGCGGAATGGGTTATCGGTGTCGGCGCCTTTGCCGAAGGCCGCGCCAAGGAGGCGCTGGAGGGAACCGGGACCAAGATCGGCCGTATTCTCCATCCCAGTCCCGCCAGCCCGGTGGCCAATCGTGGCTGGGCCGAGCAGGCAACCAAGCAAATGGAAGCCCTCGGGCTTTGGTAG
- a CDS encoding cupin domain-containing protein → MTKEIKIVSEDSVPVASETSPKGAYSLERRHMSVALGGIRDVGLWGGGHPFDVERAALPPGKKNYPLHAHAAQWEHYIFLSGSGQLIGAAGERRAVRAGDHAVCPPGTAHQLENDGEVPLVYYLIADHHVADVVTYPDTGKRLLVPEFKLVRYKEVDYYEGEE, encoded by the coding sequence ATGACCAAAGAGATTAAAATCGTCAGTGAAGATTCGGTGCCGGTGGCGTCCGAGACATCCCCGAAGGGCGCTTACAGCCTGGAACGCCGGCATATGTCGGTCGCCTTGGGCGGCATCCGCGATGTCGGGCTCTGGGGCGGCGGGCATCCCTTCGACGTGGAGCGTGCGGCCCTGCCTCCGGGAAAGAAGAACTACCCGCTGCATGCGCATGCCGCCCAGTGGGAGCACTATATTTTCCTTTCGGGCAGCGGCCAATTGATCGGGGCCGCCGGCGAGCGGCGCGCGGTCCGGGCCGGCGATCATGCCGTCTGTCCGCCGGGCACGGCCCACCAGCTGGAGAACGACGGCGAGGTGCCTCTGGTTTACTATTTGATCGCGGACCACCATGTGGCCGATGTCGTCACCTACCCCGACACGGGCAAGCGCTTGCTCGTGCCTGAATTCAAGCTGGTCCGATACAAAGAGGTCGACTACTACGAGGGTGAGGAGTAG